One genomic region from Balaenoptera acutorostrata chromosome 1, mBalAcu1.1, whole genome shotgun sequence encodes:
- the DVL1 gene encoding segment polarity protein dishevelled homolog DVL-1 isoform X1: MAETKIIYHMDEEETPYLVKLPVAPERVTLADFKNVLSNRPVHAYKFFFKSMDQDFGVVKEEISDDNARLPCFNGRVVSWLVLAEGTHSDAGSQGTDGHADLPPPLERTGGIGDSRPPSFHPNVAGSRDGMDNETGTESLVSHRRERARRRNREEAARTNGHPRGDRRRDLGLPPDSASTVLSSELESSSFIDSEEDDNTSRLSSSTEQSTSSRLIRKHKRRRRKQRLRQTDRASSFSSITDSTMSLNIITVTLNMERHHFLGISIVGQSNDRGDGGIYIGSIMKGGAVAADGRIEPGDMLLQVNDVNFENMSNDDAVRVLREIVSQTGPISLTVAKCWDPTPRSYFTIPRADPVRPIDPAAWLSHTAALTGALPRYELEEVPLTVKSDMGAVVRVMQLPDSGLEIRDRMWLKITIANAVIGADVVDWLYTHLEGFRERREARKYASSMLKRGFLRHTVNKITFSEQCYYVFGDLCSNLAALNLNSGSSGASDQDTLAPLPHPAAPWPLGQGYPYQYPGPPPCFPPAYQDPGFGYGSGSAGSQQSEGSKSSGSTRSAGGSSRRALGREKESRSAGAGGSGSESDHTVPSGVGSGGWRERPASQLSRGSSPRSQASAAAPGLPPLHPLTKAYSVVGGPPGGPPVRELAAVPPELTGSRQSFQKAMGNPCEFFVDIM, translated from the exons ATGGCGGAGACCAAGATCATCTATCACATGGACGAGGAGGAGACGCCGTACCTGGTCAAGCTGCCCGTGGCGCCCGAGCGCGTCACGCTGGCCGACTTCAAGAACGTGCTCAGCAACCGGCCCGTGCACGCCTACAAATTCTTCTTCAAGTCCATGGACCAGGACTTCGG GGTTGTGAAGGAGGAGATCTCCGACGATAATGCTAGGCTGCCCTGCTTCAACGGCCGCGTGGTCTCCTGG CTGGTCCTGGCTGAGGGCACACACTCGGATGCAGGGTCTCAGGGCACTGACGGCCACGCAGACCTGCCCCCGCCTCTCGAGCGGACAGGTGGCATCGGGGACTCCCGGCCCCCCTCCTTCCA CCCGAATGTGGCCGGCAGCCGAGATGGGATGGACAACGAGACCGGCACGGAGTCCCTGGTCAGCCACCGGCGGGAGCGAGCCCGACGCCGGAACCGCGAGGAGG CCGCCCGGACCAACGGGCACCCGAGGGGGGACCGGCGGCGGGACTTGGGGCTGCCCCCCGACAGCGCGTCCACCGTGCTGAGCAGTGAACTTGAGTCCAGCAGCTTCATCGACTCGGAGGAGGACGACAACACCAGCCG GCTGAGCAGCTCCACGGAGCAGAGCACCTCCTCCCGGCTCATCCGGAAGCACAAGCGCCGGCGGCGGAAGCAGCGCCTGCGGCAGACAGACCGG GCCTCCTCCTTCAGCAGCATCACGGACTCCACCATGTCCCTGAATATCATCACCGTCACGCTCAACATGG AGAGGCACCACTTCCTGGGCATCAGCATCGTGGGCCAGAGCAACGACCGGGGTGACGGCGGCATCTACATCGGCTCCATCATGAAGGGCGGCGCCGTGGCCGCCGACGGCCGCATCGAGCCGGGTGACATGCTGCTGCAG GTGAACGACGTCAACTTTGAGAACATGAGCAACGACGACGCGGTGCGGGTCCTGCGGGAGATCGTGTCTCAGACAGG GCCCATCAGCCTCACTGTGGCCAAGTGCTGGGACCCGACGCCCCGGAGCTACTTCACCATCCCGAGGG CTGACCCCGTCCGGCCTATCGACCCGGCCGCCTGGTTGTCCCACACGGCGGCGCTGACCGGAGCCCTGCCCCGCTACG AGCTGGAGGAAGTGCCGCTGACGGTGAAGAGTGACATGGGCGCTGTCGTCCGGGTCATGCAGCTGCCGGACTCAGGCCTGGAGATCCGCGACCGCATGTGGCTCAAGATCACCATCGCCAACGCCGTCATCG GGGCGGACGTGGTGGACTGGCTGTACACGCACCTGGAGGGCTTCCGTGAGCGGCGGGAGGCGCGCAAGTACGCCAGCAGCATGCTGAAGCGCGGCTTCCTGCGGCACACGGTGAACAAGATCACCTTCTCCGAGCAGTGCTACTACGTCTTCGGGGACCTGTGCAGCA ATCTCGCGGCCCTGAACCTCAACAGCGGCTCTAGCGGGGCCTCGGATCAGGACACGCTGGCCCCGCTGCCCCACCCGGCCGCCCCCTGGCCCCTGGGGCAGGGCTACCCCTACCAGTACCCGGGGCCCCCACCCTGCTTCCCGCCCGCGTATCAGGACCCCGGCTTCGGCTACGGCAGCGGCAGTGCTGGCAGTCAGCAGAGTGAAG GAAGCAAAAGCAGTGGGTCCACCCGGAGCGCTGGCGGGAGCAGCCGTCGGGCCCTGGGGCGCGAGAAGGAGAGCCGGTCGGCTGGAGCTGGGGGCAGTGGCAGCGAGTCGGACCACACAGTGCCCAGCGGGGTGGGCAGCGGCGGCTGGCGGGAGCGTCCTGCGAGCCAGCTCAGCCGTGGCAGCAGCCCGCGCAGCCAGGCCTCGGCCGCCGCCCCAGGGCTCCCCCCGCTGCACCCACTGACAAAGGCGTACTCGGTGGTGGGCGGGCCGCCTGGGGGGCCGCCTGTCCGGGAGCTGGCTGCTGTCCCCCCAGAGCTGACGGGCAGCCGCCAGTCCTTCCAGAAGGCCATGGGGAACCCCTGTGAGTTCTTCGTCGATATCATGTGA
- the DVL1 gene encoding segment polarity protein dishevelled homolog DVL-1 isoform X2 encodes MAETKIIYHMDEEETPYLVKLPVAPERVTLADFKNVLSNRPVHAYKFFFKSMDQDFGVVKEEISDDNARLPCFNGRVVSWLVLAEGTHSDAGSQGTDGHADLPPPLERTGGIGDSRPPSFHPNVAGSRDGMDNETGTESLVSHRRERARRRNREEAARTNGHPRGDRRRDLGLPPDSASTVLSSELESSSFIDSEEDDNTSRLSSSTEQSTSSRLIRKHKRRRRKQRLRQTDRASSFSSITDSTMSLNIITVTLNMERHHFLGISIVGQSNDRGDGGIYIGSIMKGGAVAADGRIEPGDMLLQVNDVNFENMSNDDAVRVLREIVSQTGPISLTVAKCWDPTPRSYFTIPRADPVRPIDPAAWLSHTAALTGALPRYGTSPCSSAVTRTSSSSLTSSVPGAPQLEEVPLTVKSDMGAVVRVMQLPDSGLEIRDRMWLKITIANAVIGADVVDWLYTHLEGFRERREARKYASSMLKRGFLRHTVNKITFSEQCYYVFGDLCSRSKSSGSTRSAGGSSRRALGREKESRSAGAGGSGSESDHTVPSGVGSGGWRERPASQLSRGSSPRSQASAAAPGLPPLHPLTKAYSVVGGPPGGPPVRELAAVPPELTGSRQSFQKAMGNPCEFFVDIM; translated from the exons ATGGCGGAGACCAAGATCATCTATCACATGGACGAGGAGGAGACGCCGTACCTGGTCAAGCTGCCCGTGGCGCCCGAGCGCGTCACGCTGGCCGACTTCAAGAACGTGCTCAGCAACCGGCCCGTGCACGCCTACAAATTCTTCTTCAAGTCCATGGACCAGGACTTCGG GGTTGTGAAGGAGGAGATCTCCGACGATAATGCTAGGCTGCCCTGCTTCAACGGCCGCGTGGTCTCCTGG CTGGTCCTGGCTGAGGGCACACACTCGGATGCAGGGTCTCAGGGCACTGACGGCCACGCAGACCTGCCCCCGCCTCTCGAGCGGACAGGTGGCATCGGGGACTCCCGGCCCCCCTCCTTCCA CCCGAATGTGGCCGGCAGCCGAGATGGGATGGACAACGAGACCGGCACGGAGTCCCTGGTCAGCCACCGGCGGGAGCGAGCCCGACGCCGGAACCGCGAGGAGG CCGCCCGGACCAACGGGCACCCGAGGGGGGACCGGCGGCGGGACTTGGGGCTGCCCCCCGACAGCGCGTCCACCGTGCTGAGCAGTGAACTTGAGTCCAGCAGCTTCATCGACTCGGAGGAGGACGACAACACCAGCCG GCTGAGCAGCTCCACGGAGCAGAGCACCTCCTCCCGGCTCATCCGGAAGCACAAGCGCCGGCGGCGGAAGCAGCGCCTGCGGCAGACAGACCGG GCCTCCTCCTTCAGCAGCATCACGGACTCCACCATGTCCCTGAATATCATCACCGTCACGCTCAACATGG AGAGGCACCACTTCCTGGGCATCAGCATCGTGGGCCAGAGCAACGACCGGGGTGACGGCGGCATCTACATCGGCTCCATCATGAAGGGCGGCGCCGTGGCCGCCGACGGCCGCATCGAGCCGGGTGACATGCTGCTGCAG GTGAACGACGTCAACTTTGAGAACATGAGCAACGACGACGCGGTGCGGGTCCTGCGGGAGATCGTGTCTCAGACAGG GCCCATCAGCCTCACTGTGGCCAAGTGCTGGGACCCGACGCCCCGGAGCTACTTCACCATCCCGAGGG CTGACCCCGTCCGGCCTATCGACCCGGCCGCCTGGTTGTCCCACACGGCGGCGCTGACCGGAGCCCTGCCCCGCTACGGTACGAGCCCCTGCTCCAGCGCCGTCACGCGCACCAGCTCGTCCTCACTAACCAGCTCGGTGCCCGGCGCTCCGC AGCTGGAGGAAGTGCCGCTGACGGTGAAGAGTGACATGGGCGCTGTCGTCCGGGTCATGCAGCTGCCGGACTCAGGCCTGGAGATCCGCGACCGCATGTGGCTCAAGATCACCATCGCCAACGCCGTCATCG GGGCGGACGTGGTGGACTGGCTGTACACGCACCTGGAGGGCTTCCGTGAGCGGCGGGAGGCGCGCAAGTACGCCAGCAGCATGCTGAAGCGCGGCTTCCTGCGGCACACGGTGAACAAGATCACCTTCTCCGAGCAGTGCTACTACGTCTTCGGGGACCTGTGCAGCA GAAGCAAAAGCAGTGGGTCCACCCGGAGCGCTGGCGGGAGCAGCCGTCGGGCCCTGGGGCGCGAGAAGGAGAGCCGGTCGGCTGGAGCTGGGGGCAGTGGCAGCGAGTCGGACCACACAGTGCCCAGCGGGGTGGGCAGCGGCGGCTGGCGGGAGCGTCCTGCGAGCCAGCTCAGCCGTGGCAGCAGCCCGCGCAGCCAGGCCTCGGCCGCCGCCCCAGGGCTCCCCCCGCTGCACCCACTGACAAAGGCGTACTCGGTGGTGGGCGGGCCGCCTGGGGGGCCGCCTGTCCGGGAGCTGGCTGCTGTCCCCCCAGAGCTGACGGGCAGCCGCCAGTCCTTCCAGAAGGCCATGGGGAACCCCTGTGAGTTCTTCGTCGATATCATGTGA
- the DVL1 gene encoding segment polarity protein dishevelled homolog DVL-1 isoform X3: MAETKIIYHMDEEETPYLVKLPVAPERVTLADFKNVLSNRPVHAYKFFFKSMDQDFGVVKEEISDDNARLPCFNGRVVSWLVLAEGTHSDAGSQGTDGHADLPPPLERTGGIGDSRPPSFHPNVAGSRDGMDNETGTESLVSHRRERARRRNREEAARTNGHPRGDRRRDLGLPPDSASTVLSSELESSSFIDSEEDDNTSRLSSSTEQSTSSRLIRKHKRRRRKQRLRQTDRASSFSSITDSTMSLNIITVTLNMERHHFLGISIVGQSNDRGDGGIYIGSIMKGGAVAADGRIEPGDMLLQVNDVNFENMSNDDAVRVLREIVSQTGPISLTVAKCWDPTPRSYFTIPRADPVRPIDPAAWLSHTAALTGALPRYGTSPCSSAVTRTSSSSLTSSVPGAPQLEEVPLTVKSDMGAVVRVMQLPDSGLEIRDRMWLKITIANAVIGADVVDWLYTHLEGFRERREARKYASSMLKRGFLRHTVNKITFSEQCYYVFGDLCSNLAALNLNSGSSGASDQDTLAPLPHPAAPWPLGQGYPYQYPGPPPCFPPAYQDPGFGYGSGSAGSQQSEGSKSSGSTRSAGGSSRRALGREKESRSAGAGGSGSESDHTVPSGVGSGGWRERPASQLSRGSSPRSQASAAAPGLPPLHPLTKAYSVVGGPPGGPPVRELAAVPPELTGSRQSFQKAMGNPCEFFVDIM; this comes from the exons ATGGCGGAGACCAAGATCATCTATCACATGGACGAGGAGGAGACGCCGTACCTGGTCAAGCTGCCCGTGGCGCCCGAGCGCGTCACGCTGGCCGACTTCAAGAACGTGCTCAGCAACCGGCCCGTGCACGCCTACAAATTCTTCTTCAAGTCCATGGACCAGGACTTCGG GGTTGTGAAGGAGGAGATCTCCGACGATAATGCTAGGCTGCCCTGCTTCAACGGCCGCGTGGTCTCCTGG CTGGTCCTGGCTGAGGGCACACACTCGGATGCAGGGTCTCAGGGCACTGACGGCCACGCAGACCTGCCCCCGCCTCTCGAGCGGACAGGTGGCATCGGGGACTCCCGGCCCCCCTCCTTCCA CCCGAATGTGGCCGGCAGCCGAGATGGGATGGACAACGAGACCGGCACGGAGTCCCTGGTCAGCCACCGGCGGGAGCGAGCCCGACGCCGGAACCGCGAGGAGG CCGCCCGGACCAACGGGCACCCGAGGGGGGACCGGCGGCGGGACTTGGGGCTGCCCCCCGACAGCGCGTCCACCGTGCTGAGCAGTGAACTTGAGTCCAGCAGCTTCATCGACTCGGAGGAGGACGACAACACCAGCCG GCTGAGCAGCTCCACGGAGCAGAGCACCTCCTCCCGGCTCATCCGGAAGCACAAGCGCCGGCGGCGGAAGCAGCGCCTGCGGCAGACAGACCGG GCCTCCTCCTTCAGCAGCATCACGGACTCCACCATGTCCCTGAATATCATCACCGTCACGCTCAACATGG AGAGGCACCACTTCCTGGGCATCAGCATCGTGGGCCAGAGCAACGACCGGGGTGACGGCGGCATCTACATCGGCTCCATCATGAAGGGCGGCGCCGTGGCCGCCGACGGCCGCATCGAGCCGGGTGACATGCTGCTGCAG GTGAACGACGTCAACTTTGAGAACATGAGCAACGACGACGCGGTGCGGGTCCTGCGGGAGATCGTGTCTCAGACAGG GCCCATCAGCCTCACTGTGGCCAAGTGCTGGGACCCGACGCCCCGGAGCTACTTCACCATCCCGAGGG CTGACCCCGTCCGGCCTATCGACCCGGCCGCCTGGTTGTCCCACACGGCGGCGCTGACCGGAGCCCTGCCCCGCTACGGTACGAGCCCCTGCTCCAGCGCCGTCACGCGCACCAGCTCGTCCTCACTAACCAGCTCGGTGCCCGGCGCTCCGC AGCTGGAGGAAGTGCCGCTGACGGTGAAGAGTGACATGGGCGCTGTCGTCCGGGTCATGCAGCTGCCGGACTCAGGCCTGGAGATCCGCGACCGCATGTGGCTCAAGATCACCATCGCCAACGCCGTCATCG GGGCGGACGTGGTGGACTGGCTGTACACGCACCTGGAGGGCTTCCGTGAGCGGCGGGAGGCGCGCAAGTACGCCAGCAGCATGCTGAAGCGCGGCTTCCTGCGGCACACGGTGAACAAGATCACCTTCTCCGAGCAGTGCTACTACGTCTTCGGGGACCTGTGCAGCA ATCTCGCGGCCCTGAACCTCAACAGCGGCTCTAGCGGGGCCTCGGATCAGGACACGCTGGCCCCGCTGCCCCACCCGGCCGCCCCCTGGCCCCTGGGGCAGGGCTACCCCTACCAGTACCCGGGGCCCCCACCCTGCTTCCCGCCCGCGTATCAGGACCCCGGCTTCGGCTACGGCAGCGGCAGTGCTGGCAGTCAGCAGAGTGAAG GAAGCAAAAGCAGTGGGTCCACCCGGAGCGCTGGCGGGAGCAGCCGTCGGGCCCTGGGGCGCGAGAAGGAGAGCCGGTCGGCTGGAGCTGGGGGCAGTGGCAGCGAGTCGGACCACACAGTGCCCAGCGGGGTGGGCAGCGGCGGCTGGCGGGAGCGTCCTGCGAGCCAGCTCAGCCGTGGCAGCAGCCCGCGCAGCCAGGCCTCGGCCGCCGCCCCAGGGCTCCCCCCGCTGCACCCACTGACAAAGGCGTACTCGGTGGTGGGCGGGCCGCCTGGGGGGCCGCCTGTCCGGGAGCTGGCTGCTGTCCCCCCAGAGCTGACGGGCAGCCGCCAGTCCTTCCAGAAGGCCATGGGGAACCCCTGTGAGTTCTTCGTCGATATCATGTGA
- the DVL1 gene encoding segment polarity protein dishevelled homolog DVL-1 isoform X4, whose product MAETKIIYHMDEEETPYLVKLPVAPERVTLADFKNVLSNRPVHAYKFFFKSMDQDFGVVKEEISDDNARLPCFNGRVVSWLVLAEGTHSDAGSQGTDGHADLPPPLERTGGIGDSRPPSFHPNVAGSRDGMDNETGTESLVSHRRERARRRNREEAARTNGHPRGDRRRDLGLPPDSASTVLSSELESSSFIDSEEDDNTSRLSSSTEQSTSSRLIRKHKRRRRKQRLRQTDRASSFSSITDSTMSLNIITVTLNMERHHFLGISIVGQSNDRGDGGIYIGSIMKGGAVAADGRIEPGDMLLQVNDVNFENMSNDDAVRVLREIVSQTGPISLTVAKCWDPTPRSYFTIPRADPVRPIDPAAWLSHTAALTGALPRYGTSPCSSAVTRTSSSSLTSSVPGAPQLEEVPLTVKSDMGAVVRVMQLPDSGLEIRDRMWLKITIANAVIGADVVDWLYTHLEGFRERREARKYASSMLKRGFLRHTVNKITFSEQCYYVFGDLCSNLAALNLNSGSSGASDQDTLAPLPHPAAPWPLGQGYPYQYPGPPPCFPPAYQDPGFGYGSGSAGSQQSEALD is encoded by the exons ATGGCGGAGACCAAGATCATCTATCACATGGACGAGGAGGAGACGCCGTACCTGGTCAAGCTGCCCGTGGCGCCCGAGCGCGTCACGCTGGCCGACTTCAAGAACGTGCTCAGCAACCGGCCCGTGCACGCCTACAAATTCTTCTTCAAGTCCATGGACCAGGACTTCGG GGTTGTGAAGGAGGAGATCTCCGACGATAATGCTAGGCTGCCCTGCTTCAACGGCCGCGTGGTCTCCTGG CTGGTCCTGGCTGAGGGCACACACTCGGATGCAGGGTCTCAGGGCACTGACGGCCACGCAGACCTGCCCCCGCCTCTCGAGCGGACAGGTGGCATCGGGGACTCCCGGCCCCCCTCCTTCCA CCCGAATGTGGCCGGCAGCCGAGATGGGATGGACAACGAGACCGGCACGGAGTCCCTGGTCAGCCACCGGCGGGAGCGAGCCCGACGCCGGAACCGCGAGGAGG CCGCCCGGACCAACGGGCACCCGAGGGGGGACCGGCGGCGGGACTTGGGGCTGCCCCCCGACAGCGCGTCCACCGTGCTGAGCAGTGAACTTGAGTCCAGCAGCTTCATCGACTCGGAGGAGGACGACAACACCAGCCG GCTGAGCAGCTCCACGGAGCAGAGCACCTCCTCCCGGCTCATCCGGAAGCACAAGCGCCGGCGGCGGAAGCAGCGCCTGCGGCAGACAGACCGG GCCTCCTCCTTCAGCAGCATCACGGACTCCACCATGTCCCTGAATATCATCACCGTCACGCTCAACATGG AGAGGCACCACTTCCTGGGCATCAGCATCGTGGGCCAGAGCAACGACCGGGGTGACGGCGGCATCTACATCGGCTCCATCATGAAGGGCGGCGCCGTGGCCGCCGACGGCCGCATCGAGCCGGGTGACATGCTGCTGCAG GTGAACGACGTCAACTTTGAGAACATGAGCAACGACGACGCGGTGCGGGTCCTGCGGGAGATCGTGTCTCAGACAGG GCCCATCAGCCTCACTGTGGCCAAGTGCTGGGACCCGACGCCCCGGAGCTACTTCACCATCCCGAGGG CTGACCCCGTCCGGCCTATCGACCCGGCCGCCTGGTTGTCCCACACGGCGGCGCTGACCGGAGCCCTGCCCCGCTACGGTACGAGCCCCTGCTCCAGCGCCGTCACGCGCACCAGCTCGTCCTCACTAACCAGCTCGGTGCCCGGCGCTCCGC AGCTGGAGGAAGTGCCGCTGACGGTGAAGAGTGACATGGGCGCTGTCGTCCGGGTCATGCAGCTGCCGGACTCAGGCCTGGAGATCCGCGACCGCATGTGGCTCAAGATCACCATCGCCAACGCCGTCATCG GGGCGGACGTGGTGGACTGGCTGTACACGCACCTGGAGGGCTTCCGTGAGCGGCGGGAGGCGCGCAAGTACGCCAGCAGCATGCTGAAGCGCGGCTTCCTGCGGCACACGGTGAACAAGATCACCTTCTCCGAGCAGTGCTACTACGTCTTCGGGGACCTGTGCAGCA ATCTCGCGGCCCTGAACCTCAACAGCGGCTCTAGCGGGGCCTCGGATCAGGACACGCTGGCCCCGCTGCCCCACCCGGCCGCCCCCTGGCCCCTGGGGCAGGGCTACCCCTACCAGTACCCGGGGCCCCCACCCTGCTTCCCGCCCGCGTATCAGGACCCCGGCTTCGGCTACGGCAGCGGCAGTGCTGGCAGTCAGCAGAGTGAAG CCTTAGACTGA